The genomic stretch ACCTCCCAACAAAGCAATAATTTCCTGTTCAGTTTTTGGAGGACTACTAGAAAGTTCCAGACTGTTAGTAAGTTGACTAGCAAAGCCTTTTACATTAGCTTGGATCCTAATAGTTTCTACACTGTTGAAAGAATAAACGGGTAAATCACTAATTTCTGAAGACGAAGGATCTCTGAGTAAATCTTGTGAATTAGATTCTGTTACCGAACCAATTAACTCTACTTCTAAATAGGGATCAAGTCCTTGGTAGGGGAAAAAACGAGCTCGATTATTAGCATTATCCCCAAGACGAAAGTAAGTAGTAAATAAATTGACGCCACCTTGTTTCAACTCGATAGTACCCTCAGGACGGGGATTAGTAAAATTGCCAGAGAGATTCAAAGTCCCACCGGCTATAAAACTTAAAATGGGTGGTCTAATTAATTTAATATCCTGTTGGAGATGGAGTTGTAAACCATCAAATTCAATTCTACTGAGATAACTAGGTTGGCGTGCTGTGGTGTTGGCAGGATCCGCTAAAAACACTTGACCTTGGGATAAATTCAATTCACCGGTTAAATAAGGTTCTAAAATACTCCCAAAAACCCGCAGGTTTCCCGCAACACCGCCTTGGTATAATCCTGTTAGATCCATAGTTAGATAGTCTAAGTCAATTTTTAAAGATTCGTTATGGGAACCAGACGGAATTAAAGGAAGATTGCCACTGATGACAAAGTTACCTCCACTAAAACTACCCGTTAGTTTTTCTATCTGAATTTTATTAAAATCAAACAAGACTTCTCCCTGAATTTGATTAAAAGAATTATCGGGAAACAATTGACTAATGATTACACCATCTTTTAAATTAACTCGTCCCTCTGTGTTTAAATTAAAAAACTTTCCCTGGGTTTGATCAAAGATTCCTGATATATTTAAATCAACCTGTCCCTGTCCACTTTTCCAGAGAATCATTTCTTGCGTGAACATATTAATCAGAGTTAAACCTTGGTCTTGAATATTTAGACTTAGATTAAAGTATTGTTCCTGAGGTTTAATAGTAGCAAAGGGAAATTGATAGGGAAAACTACCTTCTAAGTTAATGGGAGCGATCTTGTTGCTCAATAAACTTTTTAGTGCAAATTTTAAATTGGCATTTTTATAACCAAAGCTGACTCGAGTAGTGTAGATTAGAGTTTTATTAATCATTAGTTCCTCAAGACTAAAATCTCCCTGGGCTTGAGGATTGTCACGACTACCGCCAATATTGATTTGACCGTTGAGTTTTCCCGCTATAGCTAAGTTTTTCGGGAAAATATTCATGTTTTCTATTAAAGTTAGGGGAACGTTAGTAACATTTAACTGAGCTTTTTGAGCGGTTTTATTTATATATCCAGAAAAATTAACTTGACTTGCTCCAGTTTTCAAATTTATAGTTTTTAAAGTTATAGTTTCTTCACTAAGATTACCTTCAATTAATAATTGATTAAGTTGATAATCTCCCCATTCCCAGTTTTTACCCTCGAAGTTAAAGTTAGCTTTGATACTAGAATTTAAATAGCCACTTAGTGCTAAATTACCATTAACATTACCCGTGAGTTCTTTTAAATCGGGTAACTCTATGGTTTCTTGATTACTTTTTTCAGTTTGTTTGTTCTGATAATTTAGTTGAGCAATAAGACTTAATTGATATAAGATTGATTCGTGGGGTAACCCCTGTGAAAGTTCTCCATTTTCGTTAGTTATACTATTAGCTTTTCCGTAATTATGAGGTTTAGTTCCTAAAATAAAATCAGAGAGTTCCAATAACTGTAGTGTTTCTAAAATATCTTGAATTTTAGCTTGCTCAATATTGAGCTGAGCTTGTACTTGGGGTATTTGTTCCTGGAAATTTAACTCTATTTCTCCTAGATAAGCAGTTAACCCTTGTTCAAGTTTTAGATTGTTAATACTGAGTATCTCTGAACTATAAGTTATTTTAGCTGTTAATTGTTCTCCTTTTAATTTACCAAAAAAAGGAGCAGTTATTTGTAAGTTACCAATAGTGTCTAGATTAGTTAAGTTAATAGTAGCATCACCAGAGAGTTGTCCTGATACTTCCAGAGAATTAGAAACTTGAGGTAGATTGATTAACTTAATAATTTCTAAGGGAAGATTTTGGGCTGTGACTAATAAGTTATTTTGCGAGCGATCGCCTTCTAAGATCGACTCACCTTGTTGAACTAAAAAGTGATTAGGATGATAGTTACTATCTAAAGATACCTGAATTTGAGCATCTTTTCCTCCTAACTTTAAATCTATATTTTGATGATTTTGAGTAATAATTGTTCCCTCTAATAAAGGATCAAAAACCAACCCAGGAACTTCTAAATTACTTACAGCTAATTCTCCGTTAATTTGCAGATTATTATTAGTCTTTTTCAGCTTACCTTGAAAATTGAGTAATCCCGCCATAGCTAATTGCTCATTTAACTTAGCGAGATTAATTGTGGCTGTATTAATATCTAGTTCGAGAGCTGCTATTTTTCCTGTCTCAGTAACTTCTAGCCAACCCTGTCCTTGGATGGATTCTCCTGTTATATTTTCGAGATTCAATAAAGCGCCATCCCAATTAAAAGTAGTTGTGAAAGAACTATCAATCAAAGTAATTCCTTCACTAAAAGTTAGCTTTCCTGCAGCTTTAACACCTGTTAAATCAGTATTGAGTTGCACTCTTCCCGTCAGATGACCTGAAAGTTGATTAGAAAAAAACTCAAGGTTGACTTGATCTGGAAGCAAAAGCGTAGAAAACTGCTGCTGAGATAAGGAGAATTCTTCTACTAAAATCCTACCTCCAGAAGCTAAATCTAAATTGCCGTAACCTTGAGCTTGGATCTGCTCTAAACTACTACCTATTGTGCCAGACAAGTAAAGATTACCATTCAGATTATTTTTATTCAAACCAGTAATAAATGACGATAAATCTAATTGACTGGTGTTAATTTCAGTACTCCAAACCCCATGAGTTAATTGAAAATTCTTAGTGATAATTTCTGCGTCAGCTAGTGTTAAACTGGTTTCACCGGTAGCTGTAATTTGATTAAGTGCGATCACGAAGTGCCGCGAAGCGATCGCTCCAAGTTTTCCTGAGATATTTAAATCAGTTTTAATCTCAGTTGTAGCTAAATAACTGTGATTGATCCCAAAATCAGAAAGTTTTAAATCAAGAGTAGTTACCTTTGCGTCCCAAATCGAATCAGAGAATTCCCAATCGTTAACTAAAATAGTTCCTTCTCCTAGGGATAGTTGAGCTCGTCCTTTTCCTTTGACTTGAGCTAAATCAGAGAGAGAACCAAATAACTCAACTTCTACTGTCTCCAACTTCATTAGGGGTATCACAGGAACATCTCTTCCCCCAAGGGTGAGCCAAAAATTATCCGTATTTCCCAATTCTACATACCCGGTTCCCCAAGTTTCTCCCCCCAAACTAGGTAAAGCTTGAAACTGCTCAATTACCAATCGCTGATCCTGAACATTTAAAACGCCATAGACAGACTGAAATTCAGTTTGAGCGACACTAATAGACTGATGGTTAAAAATCTGGATACTAAATTGGGGTTGTCGAAGAAAGCCGGTAATTGCTATTTGGGATCTAGCTTCTCCTTGGATTGTCACAGGAAGAGTGGGTAATTTTAAACTCTGGATAATTTTTATAATCTCAGTTGGTTGTGTTTGTGCTTGAAGATTCAAACCTTTTTGAGTGTCAATTACTCCTTGAGCGTTAAGGGGAATCGAACCGAGTTGTGAGCGAATTTCTAGGTTAATTTGATACTCTTGGAAACGAAGTTCACCCTGGGTTTGAGTTAAAGACTCTGGTAAATTAGCTAGAGTAATCTGGACATCTTTTAAAGTTCCTATTCCCCAGATTTGGGGTGGTTGTTGTTTTCTTAATTTAATTTCCAAATTGCCGTCGACGGTACCCGCTTCTAAACTTAGGGGGAGAGACAACAAGTTACTGAGTTGAGTAGCGTCAACTTGGTTTCCTCTAACCAGTAAATTGATCGCTTCTGTTTGCAGATTCATCGTTCCCCCGAGTTGAAAATTATCCCTTTGACTCAATTGTCCTTGCACTGTAAACTCTATGAGGCGCTCTTTTCTGAAATAATGAAGTTGAGCGGATTCTAGAGAAGTTTGAACGGGTGTTTTTAAGGTTCCTAAAGCTGATCTAGACACTAGAGTTACTTTAGCGTCAGTCAGGTTAAGATATTGAAGATTGACCCGGCGATTAGATAACTGCAAGAATTTGGTAAGGTCAATGGGTAGCCAACCTTGGCTTTCCGACTTTTGAAGATAGAGAGTCGGTTTAATTAAGTTGATACGTAGGTTAAGCTTATTTTTCGATAATAGTTGCCAAAGATTAAAATTAATTTTGATGCTTTCGACTTCTAAGTAGTTAGGATCCTCTGGTGTAGCAGGGATAGAACTGTGGTCAAAAGATATACCCCCAATGGGAGAAAAACCCTCAATTTCACCCAGATTGACTGGGCGATCGAGTAATGTAGTTAATTTTGTTTCAATCAAAGGACTTAGACGATGGTGCAGAAGAAACCAACCGTAACTTAAAGATCCCCCTACGCTGATTAGAAAAACACTCCCTATACCTAGGTAGAGGTAA from Gloeocapsa sp. PCC 73106 encodes the following:
- a CDS encoding translocation/assembly module TamB domain-containing protein encodes the protein MPQSNKSKRRYLYLGIGSVFLISVGGSLSYGWFLLHHRLSPLIETKLTTLLDRPVNLGEIEGFSPIGGISFDHSSIPATPEDPNYLEVESIKINFNLWQLLSKNKLNLRINLIKPTLYLQKSESQGWLPIDLTKFLQLSNRRVNLQYLNLTDAKVTLVSRSALGTLKTPVQTSLESAQLHYFRKERLIEFTVQGQLSQRDNFQLGGTMNLQTEAINLLVRGNQVDATQLSNLLSLPLSLEAGTVDGNLEIKLRKQQPPQIWGIGTLKDVQITLANLPESLTQTQGELRFQEYQINLEIRSQLGSIPLNAQGVIDTQKGLNLQAQTQPTEIIKIIQSLKLPTLPVTIQGEARSQIAITGFLRQPQFSIQIFNHQSISVAQTEFQSVYGVLNVQDQRLVIEQFQALPSLGGETWGTGYVELGNTDNFWLTLGGRDVPVIPLMKLETVEVELFGSLSDLAQVKGKGRAQLSLGEGTILVNDWEFSDSIWDAKVTTLDLKLSDFGINHSYLATTEIKTDLNISGKLGAIASRHFVIALNQITATGETSLTLADAEIITKNFQLTHGVWSTEINTSQLDLSSFITGLNKNNLNGNLYLSGTIGSSLEQIQAQGYGNLDLASGGRILVEEFSLSQQQFSTLLLPDQVNLEFFSNQLSGHLTGRVQLNTDLTGVKAAGKLTFSEGITLIDSSFTTTFNWDGALLNLENITGESIQGQGWLEVTETGKIAALELDINTATINLAKLNEQLAMAGLLNFQGKLKKTNNNLQINGELAVSNLEVPGLVFDPLLEGTIITQNHQNIDLKLGGKDAQIQVSLDSNYHPNHFLVQQGESILEGDRSQNNLLVTAQNLPLEIIKLINLPQVSNSLEVSGQLSGDATINLTNLDTIGNLQITAPFFGKLKGEQLTAKITYSSEILSINNLKLEQGLTAYLGEIELNFQEQIPQVQAQLNIEQAKIQDILETLQLLELSDFILGTKPHNYGKANSITNENGELSQGLPHESILYQLSLIAQLNYQNKQTEKSNQETIELPDLKELTGNVNGNLALSGYLNSSIKANFNFEGKNWEWGDYQLNQLLIEGNLSEETITLKTINLKTGASQVNFSGYINKTAQKAQLNVTNVPLTLIENMNIFPKNLAIAGKLNGQINIGGSRDNPQAQGDFSLEELMINKTLIYTTRVSFGYKNANLKFALKSLLSNKIAPINLEGSFPYQFPFATIKPQEQYFNLSLNIQDQGLTLINMFTQEMILWKSGQGQVDLNISGIFDQTQGKFFNLNTEGRVNLKDGVIISQLFPDNSFNQIQGEVLFDFNKIQIEKLTGSFSGGNFVISGNLPLIPSGSHNESLKIDLDYLTMDLTGLYQGGVAGNLRVFGSILEPYLTGELNLSQGQVFLADPANTTARQPSYLSRIEFDGLQLHLQQDIKLIRPPILSFIAGGTLNLSGNFTNPRPEGTIELKQGGVNLFTTYFRLGDNANNRARFFPYQGLDPYLEVELIGSVTESNSQDLLRDPSSSEISDLPVYSFNSVETIRIQANVKGFASQLTNSLELSSSPPKTEQEIIALLGGSFVNTSGTGETTLGLANLAGSALFGSFQGELADSLGLSEFRIFPAPVIQQERGTENFGLAAEIGVDISRQFSFSLLKVLTNTEPPQFGVRYRLNENLLIRGSTNFSKDTRGVFEYQLRF